A region from the Romeriopsis navalis LEGE 11480 genome encodes:
- a CDS encoding GumC family protein: MSSNSHAQGSNLPVSNDGNGQVSLARNGNAYLNGYAPYPNGMTNSVVDLPADDNQISFQHILVVLRRRAWVLGLATFASSIGIFAFILTRPPTYSGAFRMLVEPVTEGSRLADSLTSDTLQTLKPLGDSIGKGSGLDYVSQIEVLKSEKLLDPVLQRIQSKYPKLNYKAFRRQFKVSRPKDSKILDVTYSSADPAQIKFVLEELSKAFVDYSLIDRQTNLNRGIEFVAEQIQRQLREVDNLEVKLEGFRRQNNLLDPATSATSLSQRIRTIASERQANRVQLAAARTLYKKLRSQVGLAPSAALSVANLSEAPIYQELLRKLRELDRQIAVESARFTTETPIVRALMDQRQELLPLLEAEAQRVFGGNVVVSDIAQRQGFQGSIGRNFTRELVETVNRVQVLQTQEQALGQALQVLKQQTQNLAGVSRDYGRIQRDLTIATSSLGRLMTARENLQLELTRQVNPWEIISNINDDSIRLKNNRTFMLLLGTLASLGLGILAALIAEQLDRVYHTVEELQDTGLPCLGMIHYNSSLSQDKSLMTVGQLANEDSMQQMSNRAHRDHMMFLEAFYSLDANIRLLSSDHPIRAVTVSSTSPSDGKSTISSHLAWAAVTMGRRVLIIDTDMRRPQVHLWFGVQNLRGLSNAITSDTDVRQLIQESPQDPNLHVLAAGPLPPAPGRLLASKKMQMIIQSLTAEYDLVICDAPPVQGFADAKLTAACTDGMLIVLGLGKTDRNNFAQTLQELESSSPAPLLGIVANGMKRNPNNHYQHYYSRYYARAFE, encoded by the coding sequence ATGTCTTCTAATTCTCACGCTCAAGGTTCCAATCTACCGGTTTCGAATGATGGCAATGGTCAGGTTTCCCTGGCGCGGAATGGCAATGCTTATTTGAATGGTTATGCGCCATATCCAAATGGCATGACGAATTCCGTTGTTGACTTGCCGGCTGATGATAACCAAATCTCTTTTCAGCACATTCTTGTGGTGTTGCGTCGTCGGGCATGGGTCTTAGGGCTGGCGACATTCGCCTCTAGTATCGGGATATTTGCGTTTATTCTGACGCGTCCACCGACGTATTCTGGTGCTTTTCGGATGTTGGTGGAGCCGGTTACCGAGGGCAGTCGTCTAGCGGATTCCTTAACCTCAGATACGTTGCAAACCCTCAAGCCCCTCGGTGATTCGATTGGTAAAGGCAGTGGCTTGGACTATGTGAGTCAGATCGAAGTCCTCAAAAGTGAGAAACTGCTCGATCCAGTGCTGCAAAGAATTCAAAGTAAGTATCCCAAGCTGAACTACAAGGCGTTTCGGCGGCAGTTTAAGGTCTCCCGTCCGAAGGACTCGAAAATCCTGGATGTGACTTACAGTAGTGCTGACCCGGCGCAAATTAAGTTTGTCTTAGAAGAACTGTCCAAGGCCTTTGTCGATTACAGTTTGATCGATCGCCAGACAAATTTGAATCGTGGAATTGAGTTTGTCGCCGAGCAGATTCAACGGCAGTTGCGTGAAGTTGATAATCTGGAAGTGAAGCTTGAAGGTTTCCGCCGTCAGAATAACTTGCTGGACCCAGCTACTTCTGCCACTTCACTATCCCAGCGGATTCGGACGATCGCCAGTGAGCGGCAAGCCAATCGAGTGCAACTGGCGGCGGCCCGTACCCTATACAAAAAATTGCGTTCTCAAGTGGGCTTGGCTCCATCCGCAGCACTGAGTGTAGCGAATCTGAGTGAAGCGCCGATTTATCAAGAGTTGCTACGCAAATTGCGTGAATTGGATCGGCAGATCGCGGTTGAATCAGCCCGGTTTACGACCGAGACACCGATTGTGCGAGCGTTAATGGATCAACGCCAGGAATTATTGCCGTTGTTAGAAGCAGAGGCGCAGCGCGTCTTTGGGGGCAATGTGGTAGTGAGTGATATTGCCCAGCGGCAGGGGTTCCAGGGCTCGATCGGCCGTAACTTCACGAGAGAATTAGTAGAAACGGTCAACCGCGTGCAAGTCTTACAAACTCAAGAACAAGCTCTCGGCCAAGCGTTACAGGTATTAAAACAGCAGACGCAGAATTTGGCGGGCGTGTCGCGTGACTATGGGCGAATTCAACGTGATTTAACCATTGCGACATCGAGTTTGGGGCGTTTAATGACCGCGCGCGAGAACCTGCAATTAGAGTTAACGCGTCAGGTTAATCCCTGGGAAATCATTTCGAATATTAATGATGACAGCATTCGGCTGAAGAACAATCGCACCTTCATGCTGCTGCTGGGGACATTGGCGAGTTTAGGGCTGGGAATATTGGCGGCATTGATCGCAGAGCAGCTGGATCGGGTTTACCATACCGTCGAGGAATTGCAGGATACCGGGTTACCTTGCCTGGGCATGATTCATTACAATTCGAGCCTGAGTCAAGATAAGAGCTTGATGACCGTCGGTCAATTAGCGAATGAAGATTCAATGCAGCAGATGTCGAATCGCGCTCATCGCGATCACATGATGTTTCTGGAAGCCTTCTATTCGCTGGATGCGAATATTCGCCTCTTGAGTTCTGATCATCCAATTCGGGCGGTGACCGTCAGCTCAACCAGTCCTTCGGATGGTAAATCAACAATTTCCTCACATCTCGCCTGGGCCGCTGTAACGATGGGCCGCCGTGTTCTGATTATTGATACGGATATGCGTCGGCCGCAGGTACATCTTTGGTTTGGGGTGCAAAATCTGCGGGGGTTAAGTAATGCAATTACTTCTGATACTGATGTCCGTCAGTTGATTCAAGAATCACCTCAAGATCCGAATTTGCATGTGCTCGCCGCTGGTCCCTTGCCTCCAGCGCCCGGTCGCCTGCTAGCTTCGAAGAAAATGCAAATGATTATCCAATCCCTAACGGCTGAGTATGATTTAGTGATCTGTGATGCGCCGCCGGTTCAGGGGTTTGCTGATGCGAAGTTAACCGCGGCTTGTACGGATGGCATGCTGATTGTGCTGGGATTAGGTAAGACCGATCGCAACAACTTTGCTCAAACTTTGCAAGAACTGGAGAGTTCTTCCCCCGCACCATTGTTAGGAATCGTCGCTAATGGGATGAAGCGCAATCCCAATAATCACTACCAACATTACTACAGCCGCTATTACGCACGCGCATTCGAATAG
- a CDS encoding SLBB domain-containing protein, with amino-acid sequence MLLTCGLCSSLPAIAAVDETELKSPGSLLKLDTPLPGRQPILSPPSTLPRRSLPRQGEPIVRPKSTIEALPFAAPTPSVTGETYTVGPGDKLQIVLFNVPELSGEVRVAADGQMNLPWIGTVLVDRMTMSEVKQLLTQKYQPFLKRPPLVTLTLLETRPVRVVVAGEVNRPGSYQPAAQNVDLPGTFTSTSRAPLNRNALQWPTLTQALQTAGGITQQADIRQVTVRRPLRNNLVQVTQVDLWSLIRTGNVSQDLTLRDGDVIVVPQAKTVDPAMAYRVGTASFSPRNVQVQVVGEVKRPGAVEISTNSSLNQAILAAGGFEDDRAKESQVEFVRLNPDGTVDKRTMAVNLASAPNEQTNPILRNNDVIVVQRTKGTKFLDRAKGIGQVFTPFTGILSLFRLLFN; translated from the coding sequence TTGCTATTAACCTGTGGCCTCTGCTCGTCCCTGCCGGCAATTGCGGCGGTGGATGAAACGGAGTTGAAGTCACCGGGCAGTTTGCTCAAACTCGATACGCCACTTCCTGGTCGACAGCCAATCCTGTCGCCGCCATCGACTTTGCCACGCCGTTCATTGCCCCGTCAGGGGGAGCCAATTGTGCGGCCCAAATCAACGATCGAAGCTTTACCATTTGCTGCTCCGACGCCATCTGTGACGGGTGAAACCTATACCGTTGGGCCGGGGGATAAGCTCCAAATTGTGTTGTTCAACGTGCCGGAACTCAGCGGTGAAGTTCGAGTTGCGGCGGATGGGCAAATGAATTTGCCTTGGATTGGGACGGTACTGGTCGATCGCATGACCATGAGTGAAGTCAAACAACTACTCACCCAAAAATACCAACCATTTTTAAAGCGTCCGCCGCTGGTCACACTCACGCTGCTCGAAACACGTCCTGTCAGAGTCGTTGTTGCCGGTGAAGTGAATCGCCCCGGCAGTTATCAGCCGGCAGCACAGAACGTGGATTTGCCAGGGACTTTCACGTCTACTTCGCGGGCCCCACTGAATCGCAATGCCCTCCAATGGCCAACGTTGACTCAGGCACTCCAAACCGCCGGTGGGATTACGCAACAAGCCGATATTCGTCAGGTGACGGTGCGGCGACCGCTGCGAAACAATCTTGTGCAGGTCACGCAAGTTGATTTGTGGTCGTTAATCCGCACCGGCAATGTCAGTCAAGATCTGACATTGCGCGATGGTGACGTCATTGTTGTGCCCCAAGCAAAGACAGTTGATCCGGCGATGGCTTATCGAGTTGGGACGGCCAGTTTTTCACCCCGGAATGTGCAGGTCCAAGTTGTGGGTGAAGTGAAACGACCAGGCGCCGTGGAAATTTCGACAAATAGTTCGTTGAATCAGGCGATTCTGGCCGCGGGGGGATTTGAGGATGATCGGGCGAAAGAATCCCAGGTTGAATTTGTCCGCCTCAACCCCGATGGCACAGTTGATAAACGAACGATGGCCGTGAATTTAGCGAGTGCGCCGAATGAGCAAACCAACCCGATTCTGCGGAATAACGATGTGATCGTCGTCCAGCGGACGAAAGGGACAAAATTCCTCGATCGAGCCAAGGGTATTGGTCAGGTGTTCACCCCCTTTACCGGTATTTTGAGCTTATTCCGATTGCTGTTTAACTGA